In a single window of the Sediminicoccus sp. KRV36 genome:
- a CDS encoding dioxygenase, which produces MQDLDSTQITEAAIAQMANTPDPRMREIMEAAVRHLHAFARETRLTPDEWLKGIAYLTAVGQACTPYRQEFILLSDVLGLSRLVNVMHDAKGREEVGTESSLLGPFFREGAPEIPMGGSIAGTSTGPEIVIFGQVTDGQGQGVPEARIDVWQTDADGLYDLQAHDPSVMEMRGQLRCDAEGRFHFRTLKPLGYSIPMDGPVGAMVRQQNRHGFRPAHIHILVAAPGYRELVTALYFGDDPNIDSDTVFGVSASLVITESLALPDAPVPGVPSVRYDFTLSRETEGGGGRVGSDPSRLMPAG; this is translated from the coding sequence GCCGCCATTGCGCAGATGGCGAATACGCCCGATCCGCGCATGCGCGAGATCATGGAGGCCGCCGTGCGCCACCTGCACGCCTTCGCGCGCGAAACCAGACTGACGCCCGATGAATGGCTGAAGGGGATCGCTTATCTGACCGCCGTGGGTCAGGCCTGCACGCCTTACCGGCAGGAATTCATCCTGCTTTCGGATGTGCTCGGCCTTTCGCGCCTGGTGAACGTCATGCACGACGCCAAGGGCCGTGAGGAAGTGGGCACCGAGAGCAGCCTGCTTGGTCCCTTCTTCCGCGAAGGTGCGCCGGAAATCCCGATGGGCGGCAGCATCGCCGGGACTTCGACCGGGCCGGAAATCGTGATCTTCGGCCAGGTGACGGACGGCCAGGGCCAGGGCGTCCCGGAAGCCCGGATCGATGTCTGGCAGACCGATGCCGATGGCCTCTATGACCTCCAGGCGCATGACCCGAGTGTGATGGAAATGCGCGGCCAACTGCGTTGCGATGCCGAGGGCCGGTTTCATTTCCGCACGCTCAAGCCGCTCGGCTATTCCATCCCGATGGACGGGCCGGTGGGGGCCATGGTGCGCCAGCAGAACCGCCACGGCTTCCGCCCCGCGCATATCCACATCCTGGTTGCCGCACCTGGTTACCGGGAATTGGTGACCGCGCTGTATTTTGGCGATGACCCGAACATTGATAGCGACACGGTGTTCGGCGTCTCGGCCTCGCTCGTCATCACCGAGAGCCTGGCCCTGCCAGATGCGCCGGTGCCGGGCGTGCCCAGCGTCCGCTACGACTTCACCCTCTCGCGCGAGACGGAGGGCGGTGGCGGACGGGTGGGTTCGGACCCATCCCGCCTCATGCCCGCCGGCTGA
- a CDS encoding tripartite tricarboxylate transporter permease: MIETFAALGGGFAVALQPTNIFLALIGCIIGTAIGVLPGIGPLNAIALLLPFCLALRLPPESALILLAAVYYGSGYGGRITAILLNMPGEPSAVLTTLDGHPLAKQGRGGAALAISGIGSFIGATISVVLMTFLSVPLARVAVAFSPADYVALIAFALSLLGAVGGGSAPKAWAAGCLGILLAMIGIDSGTGVERFTAGSMELLGGLDFTVLAIGLFAIGEILLLIETRIRAEAAKLGQGQRLTLAEIIFCVPAMMRATGIGFVIGVLPGAGASVASALSYTAEKRLNEANGKFGQGDMRGVAAPETADNAAQIGNLVPMLSLGIPGSGTTAVLLGALLMYNITPGPLLFEQRPDVAWGLIASMYIGNCMLLLLNLPLVGIFARLLTVPAWVLYPGVLALSFAGVYAASNSAFDLLLAIGFGIMGWAFRKLDVPLVPIVLGFVLGRMLEDNLRRAMSLSDGDVMALLGSPVSIILWLMTLGALLWPLVGARLSRRA, from the coding sequence ATGATCGAGACCTTCGCGGCGCTGGGCGGCGGCTTCGCCGTGGCCCTGCAGCCCACCAACATCTTCCTGGCGCTGATCGGCTGCATCATCGGCACGGCGATCGGCGTGCTGCCGGGCATCGGCCCGCTGAACGCCATCGCCCTGCTGCTGCCCTTCTGCCTCGCCTTGCGGCTGCCGCCGGAATCGGCGCTGATCCTGCTGGCGGCCGTCTATTATGGCTCGGGCTATGGCGGGCGGATCACGGCGATCCTGCTCAACATGCCGGGCGAGCCCTCGGCCGTGCTGACCACGCTGGATGGGCACCCGCTCGCCAAGCAGGGCCGCGGCGGGGCCGCACTGGCCATCTCGGGCATTGGCAGCTTCATCGGAGCCACGATCTCGGTGGTGCTGATGACGTTTCTCTCCGTGCCGCTGGCGCGCGTCGCTGTCGCCTTTTCGCCGGCCGATTATGTGGCGCTGATTGCCTTTGCCCTCTCGCTCCTCGGGGCTGTGGGGGGCGGTTCGGCGCCCAAGGCCTGGGCGGCGGGGTGTCTGGGCATCCTGCTCGCCATGATCGGCATCGATTCCGGCACGGGGGTGGAGCGCTTCACCGCGGGCTCGATGGAATTGCTGGGGGGCCTCGATTTCACCGTGCTGGCCATCGGCCTTTTCGCCATCGGTGAAATCCTGCTGCTGATCGAAACCCGCATCCGGGCCGAGGCCGCGAAGCTCGGCCAGGGCCAGCGGCTGACCCTGGCCGAGATCATTTTCTGCGTGCCCGCCATGATGCGCGCCACGGGCATCGGCTTCGTCATCGGCGTGCTGCCAGGTGCGGGTGCCTCGGTGGCGAGCGCGCTGTCCTATACGGCCGAGAAGCGCCTCAATGAGGCCAATGGCAAATTCGGCCAGGGCGACATGCGCGGCGTCGCCGCACCCGAGACGGCGGATAACGCGGCGCAGATCGGCAACCTCGTGCCCATGCTGTCGCTGGGGATTCCGGGCTCGGGCACCACGGCGGTGCTGCTGGGCGCGCTGCTGATGTACAACATCACGCCCGGGCCCTTGCTGTTCGAGCAAAGGCCCGATGTCGCCTGGGGGCTGATCGCCTCCATGTATATCGGCAATTGCATGCTGCTGCTGCTGAACCTGCCGCTTGTCGGCATCTTCGCGCGGCTGCTGACGGTGCCGGCCTGGGTGCTTTATCCGGGTGTGCTGGCACTCAGTTTCGCCGGTGTCTATGCCGCCAGCAATTCGGCCTTTGACCTGCTGCTGGCCATCGGCTTCGGCATCATGGGGTGGGCCTTCCGCAAGCTCGATGTGCCGCTGGTGCCCATCGTGCTCGGCTTCGTGCTGGGCCGCATGCTGGAGGATAATCTGCGCCGCGCCATGTCGCTCTCGGATGGCGATGTCATGGCGCTGCTGGGCTCGCCCGTCTCCATCATCCTGTGGCTGATGACGCTGGGTGCGCTGCTGTGGCCGCTGGTGGGCGCGCGGCTCAGCCGGCGGGCATGA
- a CDS encoding tripartite tricarboxylate transporter TctB family protein — protein MTAGRVLGLLLLALAGLAIWSAQSLEVPFAADPLGPRAFPTAVALIMAACGALLLLPRGAAFEWPERLAAPPLLVVVMAGYALLLVPLGFLVATLLLASGVALLFGARPLAALVTGLITSAALWGLFDRVLDLPLPKGFLGI, from the coding sequence ATGACCGCCGGGCGCGTGCTGGGGCTGCTCCTGCTCGCTCTGGCGGGCCTTGCCATCTGGTCCGCGCAATCGCTGGAGGTGCCCTTCGCCGCCGATCCGCTGGGGCCGCGCGCTTTCCCTACGGCCGTGGCCCTCATCATGGCCGCTTGCGGCGCGCTTCTGCTCCTTCCGCGCGGCGCCGCGTTTGAATGGCCGGAGCGCCTTGCCGCCCCGCCGCTGCTGGTCGTTGTCATGGCGGGATATGCGCTGTTGCTCGTGCCGCTCGGCTTCCTGGTGGCGACGCTTCTGCTCGCCAGCGGCGTCGCGCTGCTGTTTGGCGCGCGGCCCCTGGCCGCACTCGTCACCGGGCTGATCACCAGCGCGGCGCTCTGGGGCCTGTTCGACCGTGTGCTGGATCTGCCGCTGCCCAAAGGATTCCTCGGGATATGA
- a CDS encoding tripartite tricarboxylate transporter substrate-binding protein — MQRRALLAASALLPVMAQAQGVAGGFTPQNPECIAPAAPGGGFDLTCRLTTRMLNETGIVTQAIRTQNMPGGIGAVAINHINAQRRADPNVIVAISTGSWINMAQGRFGRFGENDVRWIGAIGADYGVIAVRRDSRFATLADLMAALRADPASVPMGAGGAVGSQDWHKAALVARAAGADPRRMRYVPFEGGGQAMAALLGGHIQAFPGDASEVRGQFEAGEIRLLAVLAAQRLPGALASVPTAREQGVEVDWPIVRGFYGPPQMPDAAYNFWVEAIRRLQAHPAWPEARAAQGLFEFNLVGAEYAELAKRRTAEFRQLAREVGLVTQSQ; from the coding sequence ATGCAACGCCGCGCGCTCCTGGCCGCTTCCGCCCTTCTGCCAGTCATGGCGCAGGCCCAGGGGGTCGCCGGCGGCTTCACGCCGCAAAACCCGGAATGCATCGCCCCCGCGGCCCCGGGCGGCGGTTTTGACCTGACCTGCCGGCTGACCACGCGGATGCTGAACGAAACCGGCATCGTGACCCAGGCGATCCGCACGCAGAACATGCCGGGCGGCATCGGCGCGGTGGCCATCAACCACATCAACGCGCAGCGTCGGGCTGACCCGAATGTGATCGTGGCCATCTCCACCGGCTCCTGGATCAACATGGCCCAGGGTCGCTTCGGCCGCTTTGGCGAGAATGATGTGCGCTGGATCGGCGCAATCGGGGCGGATTACGGGGTGATTGCGGTGCGGCGGGACAGCCGCTTCGCGACACTCGCCGACCTGATGGCGGCCCTTCGCGCCGATCCGGCCAGCGTGCCGATGGGCGCCGGCGGTGCGGTCGGCAGCCAGGATTGGCACAAGGCGGCGCTGGTGGCGCGGGCCGCGGGCGCTGACCCGCGCCGCATGCGCTATGTGCCGTTCGAGGGTGGTGGCCAGGCGATGGCGGCGCTGCTTGGCGGCCATATCCAGGCCTTCCCGGGCGATGCCTCGGAAGTGCGCGGCCAGTTCGAGGCGGGTGAAATCCGGCTGCTGGCGGTGCTGGCGGCCCAGCGCCTCCCCGGCGCGCTGGCCAGTGTGCCAACCGCGCGCGAGCAGGGCGTGGAGGTGGATTGGCCCATCGTGCGCGGCTTCTACGGCCCGCCGCAAATGCCCGATGCGGCCTATAACTTCTGGGTTGAGGCCATTCGCCGCCTCCAGGCGCATCCGGCCTGGCCCGAGGCGCGCGCGGCGCAGGGGTTGTTCGAATTCAACCTGGTGGGCGCCGAATATGCGGAGCTGGCCAAGCGCCGCACGGCCGAATTCCGACAACTGGCCCGCGAAGTCGGCCTGGTCACGCAGAGCCAATGA
- a CDS encoding cupin domain-containing protein, with product MEVIRIGALEIRFLLEKQSTHGSLDMFELTVPAGARVPLAHFHESWEETVYGLAGQMVWTVNGKEIITGPGDCIFIPRGAVHHFINRGTETAKALSVLTPGVLGAAYFHELAALIGPGGPPDPALVTEVMLRHGLVPVPG from the coding sequence ATGGAGGTGATCCGCATCGGCGCGCTGGAGATCCGCTTCCTGCTGGAGAAGCAGAGCACCCATGGCAGCCTGGATATGTTCGAACTGACCGTGCCCGCCGGCGCCCGCGTCCCCCTGGCGCATTTCCATGAGAGCTGGGAGGAGACGGTCTATGGCCTTGCGGGCCAGATGGTCTGGACGGTGAATGGCAAGGAAATCATCACCGGGCCTGGCGACTGCATCTTCATTCCGCGCGGTGCCGTCCACCATTTCATCAACCGGGGAACAGAGACGGCCAAGGCGCTTTCCGTGCTGACACCCGGGGTTCTGGGGGCCGCGTATTTCCACGAATTGGCCGCTTTGATCGGCCCGGGCGGCCCGCCTGATCCGGCGCTGGTCACGGAGGTCATGCTCCGGCACGGCCTGGTTCCCGTCCCCGGCTGA
- a CDS encoding FAD-binding oxidoreductase, translated as MSDRIFAPGFEARPYWWDAAEPPTRDNGLPAQTRVAVVGGGYTGLSAALTLRRLGHEVTVLDAERIGWGASSRNGGMVSGGLKVARGPLTQNFGEERAAEIARACGASFPFIEETIAREGLDCDYLRSGRFVGAYTPKHLAALAGNRARIEEISGDEARMIPKDGVRDFVATDHYHGGMFAAGTGSLHPGKYARALAAAAERAGAHLVDQVRVTATTKEAGGFRLTTTRGEMRADAVLMATNGYSRGGPMPWLTKRLMPIGSYIIATEELGEERIEKIFPKRRMISDTKRVLNYYRPSPDGKRILWGGRASFGPVTAEEAAPRLHAMMLEVLPELKDVRITHAWTGNVAFTFDYLPHLGVEDGVHYAAGCQGSGVAMATWMGHNAALKIAGAANAGFALDSLHFPTRALYDGNPDWFLPLVGGWYRLRDRVDRIMA; from the coding sequence ATGAGCGACCGGATTTTCGCCCCCGGATTTGAGGCACGCCCCTATTGGTGGGACGCCGCCGAACCACCGACGCGCGACAATGGGCTGCCGGCGCAAACCCGGGTGGCGGTCGTGGGCGGCGGCTATACCGGACTTTCGGCTGCACTCACGCTGCGGCGCCTCGGCCATGAGGTTACGGTGCTGGATGCCGAGCGCATCGGCTGGGGCGCTTCCTCGCGCAATGGCGGCATGGTCTCGGGTGGCTTGAAAGTGGCGCGCGGCCCGCTCACGCAGAATTTCGGCGAGGAGAGAGCCGCCGAGATTGCCCGCGCCTGCGGGGCGAGTTTCCCCTTCATCGAGGAGACCATCGCGCGCGAAGGGCTGGATTGCGACTATCTGCGCAGCGGCCGTTTCGTCGGCGCCTATACGCCCAAGCATCTGGCGGCTCTGGCCGGCAACCGCGCGCGGATCGAGGAGATCAGTGGCGATGAAGCGCGGATGATCCCGAAGGACGGCGTGCGCGATTTCGTGGCGACGGACCATTATCACGGTGGCATGTTCGCGGCTGGCACCGGCAGCCTGCATCCGGGCAAATACGCCCGCGCCCTGGCAGCGGCGGCCGAGCGCGCCGGCGCCCATCTGGTGGACCAGGTGCGCGTCACCGCCACCACAAAGGAGGCGGGTGGCTTCCGCCTCACCACCACGCGCGGGGAAATGCGCGCCGATGCGGTGCTGATGGCCACCAACGGCTATAGCCGTGGCGGGCCCATGCCCTGGCTGACCAAGCGCCTCATGCCCATCGGCAGCTACATCATCGCCACCGAGGAACTGGGCGAGGAGCGCATCGAGAAGATCTTCCCCAAGCGCCGCATGATCAGCGACACCAAGCGCGTGCTGAACTACTACCGCCCCTCGCCGGACGGGAAGCGCATCCTTTGGGGCGGCCGCGCCAGCTTCGGCCCGGTCACGGCCGAGGAAGCGGCCCCCCGGCTGCACGCCATGATGCTCGAGGTGCTGCCGGAACTGAAGGATGTCCGCATCACCCATGCCTGGACCGGCAATGTGGCCTTCACCTTCGATTACCTGCCGCATCTGGGCGTCGAGGATGGCGTGCATTACGCCGCCGGCTGCCAGGGCAGCGGTGTGGCGATGGCGACCTGGATGGGCCACAATGCGGCGCTGAAAATCGCCGGCGCCGCCAATGCCGGCTTTGCGCTGGACAGCCTGCACTTCCCGACGCGCGCCCTCTATGACGGCAATCCGGACTGGTTCCTGCCCCTCGTTGGCGGCTGGTACCGGCTCAGGGACCGCGTAGACCGGATCATGGCCTGA
- a CDS encoding amidohydrolase, with amino-acid sequence MNADIIFTGGSVFRGLTGGMAEALAVAGGKVMAVGSRAEMEALSGAGTRRVDLAGRLAIPAFHEAHMHLLPFGLGLSMVNLRAEEVRSLEETRRRLRAAAAATPKGQWVMGWGYDHAALDIGRHPTVTELDAAVPDHPLLIMRTCGHMGVANSAALRAAGIGHNTPDPEGGVIERRGGALTGLIQERALSLIKAAMPEPDEARMVDAIEAAGRRLASLGFASATDMNVGMTAGMAEVAAYERAVRDGRCLQRMWQVLAGNPEGIADAAWEAGMRPWRPDLGQGGDDLDAALRWGAVKVFADGSAGGLTAAFFDPYVQGGTGVFTFPTETIHALLEKYHGQGWQLDIHAIGDAAIEQVLTGMEAADATPERRHRIEHCGFVTRDQMRRMKARGILPVPQPVFMYEFGDLYLRNLGQARTETAYPMKTWLEQGHHPAASSDSPVSTVDPFPNLLTMVTRRTNQGTVFGPEERLSIQEALHCYTWCGAHSNFAESRRGTLEPGMDADIAILSQDITALAPEEYLGVQCDATLRGGIAIHDRHDEFRRGEFA; translated from the coding sequence TTGAACGCGGACATCATCTTCACGGGCGGCAGCGTGTTTCGTGGCCTGACCGGTGGCATGGCCGAGGCGCTGGCAGTGGCGGGCGGGAAGGTGATGGCGGTGGGCTCGCGCGCCGAGATGGAGGCGCTGTCCGGTGCCGGGACGCGGCGTGTGGATCTGGCGGGGCGCCTGGCCATCCCGGCCTTTCATGAAGCGCATATGCATCTTCTGCCCTTCGGGCTCGGTCTTTCCATGGTCAATCTGCGCGCCGAAGAGGTCCGCAGCCTGGAAGAAACCCGCCGCCGCCTGCGCGCGGCCGCCGCGGCCACGCCCAAGGGCCAATGGGTCATGGGCTGGGGCTATGACCACGCGGCACTCGACATCGGCCGGCATCCGACCGTGACGGAGCTGGATGCCGCCGTGCCGGATCATCCGCTGCTGATCATGCGCACCTGCGGCCACATGGGTGTGGCCAACAGTGCCGCCCTGCGCGCTGCCGGCATTGGCCACAACACGCCGGACCCGGAAGGCGGCGTGATCGAACGCCGGGGCGGCGCTCTGACGGGGCTGATCCAGGAGCGCGCGCTCAGCCTTATCAAGGCCGCCATGCCCGAGCCGGATGAGGCGCGAATGGTGGATGCGATCGAGGCCGCCGGGCGACGCCTGGCCTCGCTCGGCTTCGCTTCAGCCACGGACATGAATGTCGGCATGACAGCCGGCATGGCCGAAGTGGCGGCCTATGAGCGCGCCGTGCGCGATGGCCGCTGCCTGCAACGCATGTGGCAGGTTCTGGCGGGCAACCCCGAGGGCATCGCCGATGCCGCCTGGGAGGCCGGGATGCGCCCCTGGCGGCCGGATTTGGGGCAGGGGGGCGATGACCTGGATGCCGCGCTGCGCTGGGGTGCGGTCAAGGTCTTCGCCGATGGCAGCGCGGGCGGGCTGACGGCCGCGTTTTTCGACCCCTATGTGCAGGGGGGCACCGGCGTCTTCACCTTCCCGACCGAGACCATCCATGCCCTGCTGGAGAAATACCACGGCCAGGGCTGGCAGCTGGATATCCACGCGATCGGCGATGCCGCCATCGAACAGGTGCTGACCGGCATGGAGGCCGCCGACGCCACGCCGGAACGCCGCCACCGCATCGAGCATTGCGGCTTCGTGACTCGCGATCAGATGCGGCGGATGAAGGCGCGCGGCATCCTGCCCGTGCCGCAGCCGGTCTTCATGTATGAATTCGGCGATCTGTATCTGCGCAACCTCGGCCAGGCGCGCACCGAAACCGCCTATCCGATGAAGACCTGGCTGGAGCAGGGACATCACCCCGCGGCCTCCTCCGACAGCCCGGTCTCCACGGTGGATCCTTTCCCCAACCTCCTCACCATGGTCACGCGCCGGACCAACCAGGGCACGGTCTTCGGCCCGGAGGAGCGGCTCTCCATCCAGGAGGCGCTGCATTGCTACACATGGTGCGGCGCCCACAGCAATTTCGCGGAAAGCCGGCGCGGCACGCTGGAGCCCGGCATGGATGCGGATATCGCCATCCTCTCGCAGGACATCACGGCCCTCGCGCCCGAGGAATATCTGGGCGTGCAATGCGATGCGACGCTGCGCGGCGGCATCGCCATCCATGACCGGCACGATGAGTTCAGGCGGGGGGAGTTCGCCTGA
- a CDS encoding ABC transporter permease: protein MLRHAMQRIGLAIPVLFGVLLIGFLLMQVVPTDPATVRAGPQATAEIVAAIRTELGLDEPIWKQFGIYLGRLAQGDLGVSIINNVPVTQELGATIGPTMELMFASLLWSIPTGIFLGTIAAYWRGSLLDKGIMAISVAGVSVPVFFLGLVLIWFVGFQWQLLPFTGRGGPLWSVDGIRALILPAITLGGVLVGPVARMTRTAVVDTLSADHVRTARAKGLAEHLVVLRHALRNALIPVVTLIGLQIGFLLGGAVVTETIFSWPGVGRLAVGAILSADFPMAQGTIIVLSAGFILINLTVDLLYAVLDPRVRQS from the coding sequence ATGCTGCGCCATGCCATGCAACGCATCGGCCTGGCCATTCCCGTGCTGTTCGGCGTGCTGCTGATCGGCTTTCTGCTGATGCAGGTGGTGCCGACCGACCCCGCCACGGTGCGCGCCGGCCCGCAGGCCACGGCCGAGATCGTGGCTGCCATCCGGACCGAATTGGGACTGGATGAGCCCATCTGGAAACAATTCGGCATCTATCTGGGCCGCCTCGCGCAAGGTGATCTGGGGGTCTCCATCATCAACAATGTGCCGGTCACGCAGGAATTGGGGGCGACCATCGGCCCGACGATGGAATTGATGTTCGCCTCGCTGCTCTGGTCCATCCCCACGGGGATTTTCCTGGGCACCATCGCGGCCTATTGGCGCGGCTCGCTGCTCGATAAGGGCATCATGGCCATCAGCGTGGCCGGGGTTTCCGTGCCGGTGTTTTTCCTGGGCCTCGTGCTGATCTGGTTCGTCGGTTTCCAGTGGCAGCTGCTTCCGTTCACCGGGCGCGGCGGGCCGCTCTGGAGCGTGGATGGCATTCGCGCGCTGATCCTGCCCGCCATCACGCTGGGCGGCGTGCTGGTCGGGCCCGTGGCGCGGATGACGCGCACGGCCGTCGTGGACACCCTTTCGGCCGATCACGTCCGCACCGCCCGCGCCAAGGGCCTGGCCGAGCATCTGGTGGTGCTGCGCCATGCATTGCGCAATGCGCTGATTCCGGTGGTGACGCTGATCGGGTTGCAGATCGGCTTCCTGCTGGGTGGTGCCGTGGTGACGGAAACCATCTTCTCCTGGCCCGGTGTGGGCCGGCTGGCGGTGGGCGCCATTCTCTCGGCGGATTTCCCGATGGCGCAGGGCACCATCATCGTGCTGAGTGCCGGCTTCATTCTGATCAACCTGACGGTGGATCTGCTTTACGCGGTGCTTGACCCGCGGGTGCGGCAATCATGA
- a CDS encoding ABC transporter permease, with amino-acid sequence MMRDTGGAISLVFVLLIIAAALLAPWLAPRDPFETDLMAIMQPPSAEYWFGTDGQGRDILARMLYGLRVTLGMGLASLITGGLLGALIGFLAAFYKRVDGLLMRLMDMLLSFPAILFGLALAAIFGPGLTSVIIALSIATVPLMARIVRSSALVVMGLDYIEAARAIGMSDTRLILRHLAPNCLSAIFVFSTLRLGQVILLGSALSFLGLGAQPPMAELGAMAAQGRNFLFIAPHISVIPSLGIFVIVLAFNLLGDALRDALDPRLRI; translated from the coding sequence ATGATGCGCGACACCGGTGGTGCCATCAGCCTGGTCTTCGTGCTGCTCATCATCGCCGCGGCCCTGCTGGCGCCCTGGCTGGCGCCGCGTGATCCGTTCGAGACGGACCTCATGGCCATCATGCAGCCGCCCTCGGCCGAATACTGGTTCGGCACGGACGGGCAGGGCAGGGATATCCTGGCGCGCATGCTCTACGGGCTGCGCGTGACGCTGGGCATGGGGCTCGCCTCGCTCATCACGGGCGGGTTGCTGGGGGCGCTGATCGGCTTCCTCGCCGCCTTCTACAAGCGCGTGGACGGGCTGCTGATGCGGCTGATGGACATGCTACTGAGCTTCCCGGCCATCCTGTTCGGCCTCGCGCTCGCCGCCATTTTTGGCCCTGGGCTGACATCGGTCATCATTGCCCTGTCCATCGCGACGGTGCCGCTGATGGCGCGCATCGTGCGCAGTTCCGCCCTGGTGGTGATGGGCCTCGACTATATCGAGGCCGCGCGCGCCATCGGCATGAGCGATACGCGGCTGATCCTGCGGCATCTGGCGCCGAACTGCCTCTCGGCCATCTTCGTGTTTTCCACGCTGCGGCTGGGGCAGGTGATCCTGCTCGGCTCGGCGCTCTCCTTTCTTGGCCTCGGCGCGCAACCACCCATGGCGGAATTGGGCGCCATGGCCGCGCAGGGGCGCAACTTCCTGTTCATCGCGCCGCATATCAGCGTGATACCGTCCCTCGGCATCTTCGTGATTGTGCTCGCTTTCAACCTGCTGGGGGATGCGCTGCGCGACGCGCTCGACCCCCGGCTTCGCATTTGA
- a CDS encoding ABC transporter substrate-binding protein produces the protein MVHLWKRLALGGIAALGIAVTAEAQTQPRNQLTIMREIDSDRYDPHRSTALAGGEVLTMLSDTLVSMAFDMRTIQPGLAERWEISPDGLTYTFHLRTDVTFCDGKPFTAADMAFSLNRWIGRTTPRIVSPVAWRAGNVKEIRATGPHTLVYELNEPFGELLAQLTLFFGSALDPAAVERLGDNFGVQGFNGTGPYCWGSWTPRNEMVLTRHPNYRWGPPSLENRGPAHVERIVWRVIPEAAARVAALQANQADVTNYIPEAFWDAVRRVPSVTISQQPNYFWDFFMGFKVDKPVVSDVAIRRAVHQAVNREGLVRAVWSGHAEVARNIVNPRAADYDAQSDAMVPAFDQAAARRTLDEAGWRMGADGVRVKDGQRATFLLYGISTLANQRSGEIIQQALRQVGIEMRIQLFDATVAWGRLATQEFDAFFLSYPYVSATDALSLYWHSRNRPTPNRMNWANPQTDAWLEGARRAIDPAERATLAANIQRQLAEEAPWLTLARSQMLVFAGPRVTGARAHGLYGIGIYKGLDLRVR, from the coding sequence ATGGTTCACCTTTGGAAACGCCTGGCACTCGGCGGCATCGCCGCCCTGGGCATCGCTGTGACGGCGGAGGCGCAGACGCAGCCGCGCAACCAGCTCACCATCATGCGTGAGATCGACAGCGACCGGTACGACCCGCACCGCTCCACGGCACTGGCCGGTGGCGAGGTGCTGACCATGCTCAGCGATACGCTGGTCAGCATGGCCTTCGACATGCGGACCATCCAGCCCGGCCTCGCCGAGCGGTGGGAGATTTCACCCGACGGCCTGACCTACACCTTCCATCTGCGCACCGACGTCACCTTCTGCGACGGCAAGCCCTTCACGGCCGCCGACATGGCCTTCAGCCTGAACCGCTGGATTGGCCGCACCACGCCGCGCATCGTCTCGCCCGTCGCCTGGCGCGCCGGCAATGTGAAGGAGATCCGCGCCACCGGGCCGCATACGCTGGTCTATGAGCTGAATGAGCCCTTCGGCGAGTTGCTCGCGCAGCTCACGTTGTTCTTCGGCTCGGCGCTGGACCCGGCCGCCGTGGAGCGGCTTGGCGATAATTTCGGCGTGCAGGGCTTCAACGGCACCGGCCCATATTGCTGGGGCAGCTGGACGCCACGCAACGAGATGGTCCTGACACGCCACCCGAATTACCGCTGGGGCCCGCCCAGCCTGGAGAACCGTGGCCCTGCCCATGTGGAGCGCATCGTCTGGCGCGTGATCCCGGAGGCCGCGGCCCGCGTGGCGGCGCTGCAGGCCAATCAGGCGGATGTGACCAACTACATCCCAGAAGCCTTCTGGGATGCAGTGCGCCGCGTTCCCAGCGTCACCATCTCCCAGCAGCCCAATTACTTCTGGGACTTCTTCATGGGCTTCAAGGTGGACAAGCCCGTGGTGAGTGACGTGGCGATCCGCCGCGCCGTGCACCAGGCCGTCAACCGCGAAGGCCTGGTCCGCGCCGTCTGGTCCGGCCATGCCGAAGTGGCCCGCAACATCGTGAACCCGCGCGCCGCCGATTATGACGCGCAATCGGACGCGATGGTGCCGGCCTTCGACCAGGCCGCCGCCCGCCGCACACTTGATGAAGCCGGCTGGCGCATGGGCGCCGATGGCGTGCGCGTGAAGGACGGCCAGCGCGCCACCTTCCTGCTCTATGGCATCAGCACGCTGGCCAATCAGCGCTCGGGCGAGATCATCCAGCAGGCTTTGCGCCAGGTGGGCATCGAGATGCGCATCCAGCTGTTTGACGCGACCGTCGCCTGGGGGCGCCTCGCCACACAGGAATTCGACGCCTTCTTCCTGAGCTACCCCTACGTCTCCGCGACCGATGCACTCAGCCTTTACTGGCACAGCCGCAACCGGCCGACGCCGAACCGCATGAACTGGGCCAACCCGCAGACTGACGCCTGGCTGGAAGGGGCGCGCCGCGCCATTGACCCGGCCGAGCGCGCGACACTCGCCGCCAACATCCAGCGGCAGCTGGCCGAGGAAGCGCCATGGCTGACCCTGGCGCGCAGCCAGATGCTGGTCTTCGCCGGGCCGCGCGTGACGGGGGCGCGGGCGCATGGCCTCTATGGCATCGGCATCTACAAGGGCCTGGATTTGAGGGTGCGCTGA